The proteins below are encoded in one region of Telopea speciosissima isolate NSW1024214 ecotype Mountain lineage chromosome 10, Tspe_v1, whole genome shotgun sequence:
- the LOC122641859 gene encoding leucine-rich repeat extensin-like protein 3, with protein PPPPPPRAPPPPPPPPPPPPPPPPPPPPPPPHPPPPPANPPPPTPPPPPPPPPPHPPPPTPPPPPPPPPPPPPPPPPPPPPPPPPPPSTPPGGPPPPGPAAPPPPPPPPPPPPPRPPPPAPPPPPTRPPPAPPPPPPPPPPPPPPPPPGGPPPPPPPPPPPPPPPPPPPPPPPPPPPPPPPPPPPPPPPPPPTPPPPPPPPPPPPPPPPPTPPPPPPPPPPPPPPPPPH; from the exons cccccccccccccccccccgggcgccccccccccccccccccccccccccccccccccccccccccccccccccccccccccccccccccccccacccccccccccccccagcgaaccccccccccccaaccccccccccgcccccccccccccccccccccc acccccccccccccacccccccccccccccccccccccccccccccccccccccccccccccccccccccccccccccccccccccccccccccccccag cACCCCCCCCGGCGGGCCCCCCCCCCCGGGCCCAgcggccccccccccccccccccccccccccccccccccccccccccgcccccccccccccgcccccccccccccccccacccgccccccccccgcccccccccccccccccccccccccccccccccccccccccccccccccccccgggg gacccccccccccccccccacccccaccccccccccccccccccccccccccccccccccccccccccccccccccccccccccccccccccccccccccccccccccccccccccccccccccccccaccccccccccccccccccccccccccccccccccccccccccccccccccccaa ccccccccccccccccccccccccccccccccccccccccccccccccccccccac